A stretch of the Arachis stenosperma cultivar V10309 chromosome 6, arast.V10309.gnm1.PFL2, whole genome shotgun sequence genome encodes the following:
- the LOC130933016 gene encoding uncharacterized protein LOC130933016 isoform X2 — protein sequence MEIGEVLVRASSSSIPLHHRNPVPSHFHVHLPKASSFPLSSENRIFILGIGFVAQSLALKLQNHGWVVSGTCTSHVKKKKLEGMGFQVCLFDANYPQPSMRSLLKDCTHLLVSIPPVAGIGDPMLQHEELLRSSLVDGNLQWLCYLSSTSVYGDCGGELVDEDYPTNPKSESAKLRLASEEGWSNLAHHLGFSSQVFRLGGIYGPGRSAINTILKQEPLSEGQKMRKYRKYTSRVHVDDICQALMSAIYTTPPREVYNIVDDDPAPREEVFEYARKLVLKKWPGLNLEHLELEESSGAKTRNQWGEKRVSNTRMKKELGVQLLYPDYKSGLQSIIDQIENPFSNVVDH from the exons ATGGAGATTGGTGAAGTACTTGTTCGAGCTTCATCTTCATCCATTCCTCTGCATCACCGAAACCCAGTACCTTCCCATTTTCATGTTCATCTTCCCAAAGCTTCGTCTTTTCCTCTTTCCTCTGAGAACCGCATCTTCATTCTTGGCATAGGATTCGTGGCCCAGTCCCTTGCCCTCAAACTCCAAAATCATGGATG GGTTGTTTCTGGAACTTGCACAAGCcatgtgaagaagaagaagcttgAGGGTATGGGGTTTCAAGTTTGCCTTTTTGATGCAAACTATCCTCA ACCGAGTATGCGAAGTCTGCTGAAAGATTGCACTCACCTTCTTGTTTCTATTCCTCCTGTTGCGGGCATTGGCGACCCA ATGCTTCAGCATGAAGAACTTCTAAGAAGCTCGTTAGTCGATGGGAATCTTCAATGGCTCTGTTACTTGTCTTCGACTA GCGTCTACGGAGACTGTGGCGGTGAACTAGTGGATGAGGA TTACCCAACAAACCCGAAAAGTGAGTCGGCTAAATTAAGGTTAGCTTCTGAAGAAGGTTGGTCGAATTTGGCTCACCATCTTGGGTTTTCATCGCAAGTATTCCGCCTTGGAGGTATCTATGGCCCTGGTAGAAG TGCGATCAATACAATACTCAAGCAGGAGCCTTTGTCGGAAGGGCAGAAGATGAGAAAATACCGAAAATATACGTCGAGAGTTCACGTTGATGATATTTGTCAGGCGCTTATGTCTGCTATTTACACAACTCCCCCAAG GGAAGTTTACAACATCGTTGATGATGATCCTGCTCCAAGAGAAGAAGTATTTGAATATGCAAgaaaattggtgttgaaaaagtGGCCAGGCTTGAACTTAGAACATCTAGAGCTGGAAGAAAGCTCGGGTGCGAAAACGAGAAATCAATGGGGCGAGAAGCGCGTGTCGAATACTCGAATGAAGAAGGAACTTGGAGTGCAGCTACTTTACCCTGATTACAAATCAGGATTGCAGAGCATAATTGACCAGATAGAGAACCCTTTTTCCAATGTAGTTGATCATTGA
- the LOC130933016 gene encoding uncharacterized protein LOC130933016 isoform X1, producing MEIGEVLVRASSSSIPLHHRNPVPSHFHVHLPKASSFPLSSENRIFILGIGFVAQSLALKLQNHGWVVSGTCTSHVKKKKLEGMGFQVCLFDANYPQPSMRSLLKDCTHLLVSIPPVAGIGDPMLQHEELLRSSLVDGNLQWLCYLSSTSVYGDCGGELVDEDYPTNPKSESAKLRLASEEGWSNLAHHLGFSSQVFRLGGIYGPGRSAINTILKQEPLSEGQKMRKYRKYTSRVHVDDICQALMSAIYTTPPRLVLSVINFLNYAKFCKILWHFTCREVYNIVDDDPAPREEVFEYARKLVLKKWPGLNLEHLELEESSGAKTRNQWGEKRVSNTRMKKELGVQLLYPDYKSGLQSIIDQIENPFSNVVDH from the exons ATGGAGATTGGTGAAGTACTTGTTCGAGCTTCATCTTCATCCATTCCTCTGCATCACCGAAACCCAGTACCTTCCCATTTTCATGTTCATCTTCCCAAAGCTTCGTCTTTTCCTCTTTCCTCTGAGAACCGCATCTTCATTCTTGGCATAGGATTCGTGGCCCAGTCCCTTGCCCTCAAACTCCAAAATCATGGATG GGTTGTTTCTGGAACTTGCACAAGCcatgtgaagaagaagaagcttgAGGGTATGGGGTTTCAAGTTTGCCTTTTTGATGCAAACTATCCTCA ACCGAGTATGCGAAGTCTGCTGAAAGATTGCACTCACCTTCTTGTTTCTATTCCTCCTGTTGCGGGCATTGGCGACCCA ATGCTTCAGCATGAAGAACTTCTAAGAAGCTCGTTAGTCGATGGGAATCTTCAATGGCTCTGTTACTTGTCTTCGACTA GCGTCTACGGAGACTGTGGCGGTGAACTAGTGGATGAGGA TTACCCAACAAACCCGAAAAGTGAGTCGGCTAAATTAAGGTTAGCTTCTGAAGAAGGTTGGTCGAATTTGGCTCACCATCTTGGGTTTTCATCGCAAGTATTCCGCCTTGGAGGTATCTATGGCCCTGGTAGAAG TGCGATCAATACAATACTCAAGCAGGAGCCTTTGTCGGAAGGGCAGAAGATGAGAAAATACCGAAAATATACGTCGAGAGTTCACGTTGATGATATTTGTCAGGCGCTTATGTCTGCTATTTACACAACTCCCCCAAGGTTAGTCTTGAGTGTAATCAACTTTCTAAACTATGCAAAATTTTGCAAGATTCTATGGCATTTCACTTGCAGGGAAGTTTACAACATCGTTGATGATGATCCTGCTCCAAGAGAAGAAGTATTTGAATATGCAAgaaaattggtgttgaaaaagtGGCCAGGCTTGAACTTAGAACATCTAGAGCTGGAAGAAAGCTCGGGTGCGAAAACGAGAAATCAATGGGGCGAGAAGCGCGTGTCGAATACTCGAATGAAGAAGGAACTTGGAGTGCAGCTACTTTACCCTGATTACAAATCAGGATTGCAGAGCATAATTGACCAGATAGAGAACCCTTTTTCCAATGTAGTTGATCATTGA
- the LOC130936565 gene encoding uncharacterized protein LOC130936565 isoform X1, protein MEESIKNMIVVGVVSWSSAFLVTRRILQKRSFDFSNRVISTIHAILAVTLASISVQDWKCPICPVASNSSLTQMQVLAVSVSYLIYDLVCCLFGERVSMDNTIHHLVSILGLGAGLCYQKCGSEMVACVWITEMSSPFLHLRELLKELGYRDTPLNLAADLLFAAIFTFARMVAGPYLTYVTLSANNPFLIKATALGLQLVSAFWFFKILRMVKYKLTKKKSTSINGTNHVNGIK, encoded by the exons atggaagAATCAATTAAGAACAtgattgttgttggagttgtttCATGGTCATCAGCATTTCTTGTTACAAGGAGGATCCTTCAGAAGCGTTCTTTTGATTTCAGCAACAGAGTTATCTCAACAATTCATGCAATTTTGGCAGTCACGTTGGCTTCAATCTCTGTTCAAGATTGGAAATGTCCAATATGCCCTGTAGCTTCAAATTCTTCTCTTACACAG ATGCAAGTTCTGGCAGTGAGCGTTTCATATCTGATATATGATTTGGTGTGTTGTCTGTTTGGTGAAAGAGTGAGTATGGACAACACCATCCACCATTTGGTTAGCATTCTTGGACTTGGTGCAGGTCTTTGCTATCAAAAG TGTGGTTCAGAGATGGTGGCATGTGTTTGGATAACAGAGATGTCAAGTCCTTTCTTGCATTTGAGGGAGCTTCTCAAGGAACTTGGTTATAGGGACACTCCTCTTAATTTGGCTGCTGAT CTTCTGTTTGCTGCCATATTTACATTTGCAAGGATGGTGGCTGGACCCTATCTCACCTATGTCACTTTATCTGCCAATAATCCATTTCTCATCAAG GCTACAGCATTGGGTTTGCAGCTAGTAAGTGCATTCTGGTTTTTCAAAATCCTAAGAATGGTGAAATACAAATTGACTAAGAAGAAATCTACATCTATAAATGGCACCAACCATGTCAACGGTATAAAATAG
- the LOC130936565 gene encoding uncharacterized protein LOC130936565 isoform X2: MQVLAVSVSYLIYDLVCCLFGERVSMDNTIHHLVSILGLGAGLCYQKCGSEMVACVWITEMSSPFLHLRELLKELGYRDTPLNLAADLLFAAIFTFARMVAGPYLTYVTLSANNPFLIKATALGLQLVSAFWFFKILRMVKYKLTKKKSTSINGTNHVNGIK, from the exons ATGCAAGTTCTGGCAGTGAGCGTTTCATATCTGATATATGATTTGGTGTGTTGTCTGTTTGGTGAAAGAGTGAGTATGGACAACACCATCCACCATTTGGTTAGCATTCTTGGACTTGGTGCAGGTCTTTGCTATCAAAAG TGTGGTTCAGAGATGGTGGCATGTGTTTGGATAACAGAGATGTCAAGTCCTTTCTTGCATTTGAGGGAGCTTCTCAAGGAACTTGGTTATAGGGACACTCCTCTTAATTTGGCTGCTGAT CTTCTGTTTGCTGCCATATTTACATTTGCAAGGATGGTGGCTGGACCCTATCTCACCTATGTCACTTTATCTGCCAATAATCCATTTCTCATCAAG GCTACAGCATTGGGTTTGCAGCTAGTAAGTGCATTCTGGTTTTTCAAAATCCTAAGAATGGTGAAATACAAATTGACTAAGAAGAAATCTACATCTATAAATGGCACCAACCATGTCAACGGTATAAAATAG
- the LOC130936614 gene encoding 26S proteasome regulatory subunit S10B homolog B-like has translation MTDAEDAVRRRNAVADYRKKLLQHKELESRVRSVRENLRASKKEFNKTEDDLKSLQSVGQIIGEVLRPLDNERLIVKASSGPRYVVGCRSKVDKEKLTSGTRVVLDMTTLTIMRALPREVDPVVYNMLHEDPGNVSYSAVGGLSDQIRELRESIELPLMNPELFLRVGIKPPKGVLLYGPPGTGKTLLARAIASNIDANFLKVVSSAIIDKYIGESARLIREMFGYARDHQPCIIFMDEIDAIGGRRFSEGTSADREIQRTLMELLNQLDGFDQLGKVKMIMATNRPDVLDPALLRPGRLDRKIEIPLPNELSRMEILKIHAAGIAKHGEIDYEAVVKLAEGFNGADLRNVCTEAGMSAIRAERDYVIHEDFMKAVRKLNEAKKLESSAHYSADFGKE, from the exons ATGACAGACGCTGAAGACGCCGTAAGACGTCGTAACGCAGTGGCGGATTATCGAAAGAAGCTCCTCCAGCACAAGGAATTGGAATCCAGAGTTCGATCAG TGAGAGAGAATTTGCGAGCTTCGAAGAAAGAGTTCAATAAAACGGAGGATGACTTGAAGTCTCTTCAAAGTGTTGGCCAGATCATTGGGGAAGTTCTCAGGCCTCTTGACAATGAACgct TGATTGTTAAAGCAAGCAGCGGACCAAGGTATGTGGTAGGATGCCGGAGTAAAGTTGATAAGGAAAAATTGACTTCCGGTACACGAGTGGTTCTTGATATGACAACACTCACCATAATGCGAGCTCTTCCACGTGAA GTTGATCCAGTTGTTTACAATATGCTGCACGAGGATCCCGGTAATGTGAGTTATTCCGCTGTTGGTGGTCTCTCTGATCAGATAAGGGAATTGAGGGAATCAATTGAATTACCTCTGATGAATCCAGAACTTTTTCTTCGTGTTGGAATTAAACCTCCTAAG gGTGTTCTCCTTTATGGGCCTCCTGGTACGGGTAAAACACTGTTAGCTAGGGCAATTGCCAGTAATATCGATGCTAATTTCTTGAAG GTTGTTTCAAGTGCCATAATTGATAAGTACATTGGAGAAAGTGCAAGGTTGATACGAGAAATGTTTGGGTATGCACGTGATCACCAG CCCTGCATCATTTTTATGGATGAGATCGATGCCATTGGTGGACGCCGTTTTAGTGAGGGAACAAGTGCTGATCGTGAGATTCAGAGAACACTGATGGAGTTGCTTAATCAACTAGATGGATTTGATCAACTTGGAAAG GTTAAAATGATAATGGCAACGAACAGACCTGATGTACTGGACCCTGCTCTTCTACGTCCTGGAAGGTTGGATAGGAAAATAGAAATTCCATTGCCAAATGAACTATCGAGGATGGAAATTCTCAAGATTCATGCTGCTGGGATTGCTAAGCATGGTGAAATAGACTATGAAGCTGTTGTGAAGCTTGCAGAG GGTTTTAATGGGGCCGATCTTCGAAATGTCTGCACGGAAGCTGGAATGTCCGCAATTCGTGCAGAGCGCGACTATGTGATCCATGAAGattttatgaag GCTGTTAGAAAACTGAATGAAGCTAAGAAGCTTGAATCAAGTGCTCATTACAGTGCTGATTTTGGGAAAGAGTAA